From the Nitratidesulfovibrio sp. genome, one window contains:
- a CDS encoding bifunctional ADP-heptose synthase codes for MVSYSIDGVALHALVARLAGARVCVVGDVMIDEYLVGDAQRISPEAPVPVICVAEDRHLVGGAGNVAKNIRSLGGVPRLVSVCGNGPRSALLRRVLRDEGVDAEFVEIPGRPTTLKTRVIARQQQMLRIDREETSPIGGQHLAELLRLVDAASADCDVVIVSDYGKGVVTGEFMDGLEELWKKRGTRPAVLVDPKTPNFHLYRNVFLPTPNAKETSEGAHLPTGTREEILAAGRAIFGTLHCQHLLTTLGPKGMALFEAADKVWHIPTTARGVFDVTGAGDTVIATVALALAAGVGLLESCILSNYAAGIVVGQVGAASVLPAELCEAIATLPVPHVDRWA; via the coding sequence ACGTGATGATCGACGAATATCTGGTGGGTGATGCCCAGCGCATTTCGCCCGAAGCCCCCGTACCCGTCATCTGCGTGGCCGAGGACCGGCACCTGGTGGGCGGCGCGGGCAACGTGGCCAAGAACATCCGCAGTCTGGGCGGTGTGCCGCGTCTGGTCAGCGTGTGCGGCAACGGGCCGCGTTCCGCGTTGTTGCGCCGCGTGCTGCGTGACGAGGGCGTGGACGCCGAGTTCGTGGAAATTCCCGGGCGGCCCACTACCCTGAAGACCCGCGTCATCGCCCGCCAGCAGCAGATGCTGCGCATCGACCGCGAGGAAACCAGTCCCATAGGCGGACAGCACCTTGCCGAGCTGCTGCGGCTGGTGGATGCGGCCAGCGCCGACTGCGATGTCGTGATCGTGTCCGATTACGGCAAGGGTGTGGTTACCGGCGAATTCATGGACGGACTGGAAGAGCTGTGGAAGAAGCGCGGCACACGTCCCGCCGTGCTGGTGGACCCCAAGACGCCCAACTTTCATCTGTACCGCAACGTGTTCCTGCCAACGCCCAATGCCAAGGAAACCAGCGAAGGGGCCCATTTGCCCACGGGCACGCGCGAGGAAATCCTGGCGGCAGGGCGGGCGATCTTCGGCACGCTGCATTGCCAGCACCTGCTGACCACCCTTGGTCCCAAAGGGATGGCCTTGTTCGAGGCGGCAGACAAGGTGTGGCACATTCCTACCACCGCGCGCGGTGTGTTCGACGTGACCGGCGCCGGGGATACGGTCATTGCCACCGTGGCGCTGGCCCTTGCCGCCGGGGTAGGGTTGCTGGAAAGCTGCATTCTTTCCAACTATGCTGCGGGCATCGTGGTGGGGCAGGTGGGGGCGGCGTCCGTGCTGCCTGCTGAACTGTGCGAGGCAATCGCCACGTTGCCGGTACCCCACGTGGACCGCTGGGCCTGA